One part of the Algibacter sp. L1A34 genome encodes these proteins:
- a CDS encoding carboxypeptidase-like regulatory domain-containing protein, with protein MKQQLSISVKQPCSEDYNQFKPTACGGFCNSCDKEVIDFRRMSDDKLKAYFKTNKENTCGIFATSQLKTYTFEDKKGRHTSSFNFLRVASVAFISLISLQNIQAQQLQRPTQTVQKVSAFDSEKQTETTPSKTEFLKGTVSDTSSPLPGVNIILKGTTIGTSTNFDGEFEFPETLKEGDILVISYIGFETQEIAIKKNQKPLEIVMRDDVCILVGKVAVKELYESKPNLWQKIKGIF; from the coding sequence TTGTGGCGGGTTTTGTAATTCCTGCGACAAGGAAGTTATAGACTTCAGGAGAATGAGTGATGATAAGTTAAAGGCTTATTTTAAAACCAATAAGGAAAATACCTGTGGCATTTTTGCGACCTCGCAGTTAAAGACTTATACTTTCGAAGATAAAAAAGGAAGACATACATCGTCTTTTAATTTTCTAAGAGTAGCTAGTGTGGCTTTTATTTCGTTAATTTCTTTACAAAATATACAGGCGCAACAACTACAACGACCGACGCAAACGGTACAAAAAGTAAGTGCTTTTGATAGTGAAAAGCAAACTGAAACAACTCCTTCTAAAACTGAATTTTTAAAAGGAACGGTTTCTGATACGTCTAGTCCGTTACCAGGTGTAAATATTATATTAAAAGGTACTACTATTGGTACAAGCACTAATTTTGATGGTGAGTTTGAGTTTCCTGAAACCTTAAAGGAAGGAGATATTTTGGTTATAAGTTACATTGGTTTCGAAACACAAGAAATCGCCATTAAAAAGAATCAAAAACCATTAGAGATTGTAATGCGTGATGATGTTTGCATACTTGTTGGTAAAGTAGCAGTAAAAGAGCTTTACGAGTCTAAGCCAAACTTATGGCAAAAAATAAAAGGTATATTTTAG